Proteins encoded together in one Luteimonas fraxinea window:
- a CDS encoding NUDIX hydrolase, whose translation MTNPSMREHTEVLYQGDWLRLVRHGKWEACERTHGGNGVAVLVIAVTPDDEVLFVEQYRVPLGARTIEMPAGLVGDGGSTDSLEDAARRELIEETGWSAGRVDVLLTGPTTAGMSNERVAFVRARELTRVGDGGGVDDEAIIVHTVPRATAPAWLMRKHAEGFELDLKLWAGLWMVDFNPDGSPAD comes from the coding sequence ATGACGAATCCATCGATGCGCGAACACACCGAAGTCCTCTATCAGGGCGACTGGCTGCGGCTGGTCCGCCACGGCAAATGGGAAGCCTGCGAACGCACGCACGGCGGCAACGGCGTGGCGGTGCTGGTGATCGCGGTGACGCCCGACGACGAAGTGCTGTTCGTCGAGCAGTACCGCGTGCCGCTGGGCGCCCGCACGATCGAAATGCCGGCTGGCCTGGTCGGCGATGGCGGTTCCACCGATTCGCTGGAAGACGCCGCGCGGCGTGAACTGATCGAGGAAACCGGCTGGTCCGCCGGCCGCGTCGACGTGCTGCTGACCGGACCGACCACCGCCGGCATGAGCAACGAGCGCGTCGCCTTCGTGCGTGCACGCGAGCTGACGCGGGTCGGCGACGGCGGCGGCGTGGATGACGAAGCGATCATCGTCCACACCGTGCCGCGCGCGACTGCGCCGGCGTGGCTGATGCGCAAACATGCGGAAGGCTTCGAGCTCGATCTCAAGCTCTGGGCCGGGCTGTGGATGGTCGACTTCAATCCGGATGGTTCGCCGGCGGATTGA
- the pip gene encoding prolyl aminopeptidase produces MRQLYPAIEPFDTGTLAVDDRHTLYYEQCGNPKGKPVVLLHGGPGGGCSPKMRSFHDPAKYRIVLFDQRGAGRSTPHADLVDNSTWDLVADIEKLRTHLGIDRWQVFGGSWGSTLALAYAQTHPRQVTELILRGIFMLRRWELEWFYQEGASRLFPEAWQQYIAAIPESERGDLIAAFHKRLTSDDEATRLAAARAWSVWEGATSFLHIDADFADSHADAQFALAFARIENHYFTNAGFFEVDDQLLRDAYRMVDIPGVIVHGRYDVVCPVQSAFDLHQVWPKAELVVTPTSGHSAFEAENVDALVRATDRFA; encoded by the coding sequence ATGCGCCAGCTCTATCCCGCCATCGAACCCTTCGACACCGGCACGCTCGCCGTCGACGACCGCCACACGCTCTATTACGAGCAGTGCGGCAATCCGAAGGGCAAGCCGGTGGTACTGCTGCACGGCGGTCCGGGTGGCGGCTGCAGCCCGAAGATGCGCAGCTTCCATGACCCGGCCAAGTACCGGATCGTGCTGTTCGACCAACGCGGCGCCGGGCGTTCGACGCCGCATGCCGATCTCGTCGACAACAGCACCTGGGATCTCGTCGCCGACATCGAGAAGCTGCGCACCCATCTGGGCATCGACCGCTGGCAGGTGTTCGGCGGCTCCTGGGGCTCGACGCTGGCGCTGGCCTACGCGCAGACGCATCCGCGCCAGGTCACCGAACTGATCCTGCGCGGCATCTTCATGCTGCGCCGCTGGGAACTGGAATGGTTCTACCAGGAAGGCGCGTCGCGCCTGTTTCCGGAAGCCTGGCAGCAGTACATCGCCGCGATTCCGGAAAGCGAGCGCGGCGATCTGATCGCCGCGTTCCACAAGCGCCTCACCAGCGACGACGAAGCCACCCGCCTGGCAGCCGCGCGCGCATGGAGCGTGTGGGAAGGCGCGACGAGCTTCCTGCACATCGACGCCGATTTCGCCGACAGCCATGCCGATGCGCAGTTCGCGCTCGCGTTCGCGCGCATCGAGAACCACTACTTCACCAATGCCGGTTTCTTCGAGGTCGACGACCAGCTGCTGCGCGATGCCTACCGCATGGTCGACATCCCCGGCGTCATCGTCCACGGCCGCTACGACGTGGTGTGCCCGGTGCAGAGCGCGTTCGACCTGCACCAGGTGTGGCCGAAGGCCGAACTCGTCGTCACGCCGACCTCGGGCCATTCCGCGTTCGAAGCCGAGAACGTCGACGCGCTGGTGCGCGCGACCGACCGCTTCGCCTGA
- a CDS encoding DUF1631 family protein: MGDGVGAMPVSTQGPGDALRTETPAQLMEGIRREATARLLPLLGETLRAERARLQRACDEATQDSLARDADAEDLTSLTVLAAELIQHEHRWQKALGEVFAAWPEPPASHARSAFSLLSDDELQAQLIGQPVAEALDRRFESLRDIIDRRLHTLAGRLQYRGRPSNPLAARFLVESFLRAFEAGDCGRRLRASLLRRHEALLDAELGGLYGWCNTRLAEAGCALAGDSDHASLIAGLGGSTETLPANKTRIWEQGNAVAQAGPGASPAARADAPRGNLLRRHARRQRDARRAELDAAERSFRRDEFLSTLALLQSERDLPPGDTHAVRLREGLYAVAGGLGIDRHTVAFDGEQDEALILIGALFDLIAARHQLTPAARERFALLSVAWLHLALEDAHLFEPSSPPAMQLLSALVELWDGIDPDDPQSIEQQALADRVADAVLDGSQGDGRVFPAQLAQIDGALAANRRRAEAVERRTWQALRGRERLDAARRQSRIELARRLDGRPLLPSVAGFLDVEWRQALAQSWLRDGDTSDRYREVLSLGDALVESDGLAANDGGSAVADRLLGILPALRDCCAQCGNDANATEARLAGLVAEHASPTARQVHVPTPPTDDDAPLLPDDADPQAGLADTTFAEGQRFVQPDGAGAGRTLRLAWRSSLSGACLLVNATGAREFLLMPAELHAMIEAGQLQARPGGGAVSQALATLAAQASTA; the protein is encoded by the coding sequence ATGGGGGACGGAGTGGGCGCGATGCCCGTGTCGACGCAAGGACCGGGCGATGCCCTGCGGACGGAAACGCCCGCGCAATTGATGGAAGGAATCCGTCGCGAGGCCACCGCGCGGCTGTTGCCGCTGCTCGGCGAAACCCTGCGCGCCGAACGCGCGCGCCTGCAGCGCGCCTGCGATGAAGCAACGCAGGACAGTCTGGCGCGTGATGCCGATGCCGAAGATCTGACCAGCCTGACCGTGCTCGCCGCCGAGCTGATCCAGCACGAACATCGTTGGCAGAAAGCGCTGGGCGAGGTGTTCGCCGCATGGCCCGAACCGCCCGCGTCGCATGCGCGCAGCGCGTTCTCGCTGCTGTCGGACGACGAACTGCAGGCGCAGTTGATCGGACAGCCTGTCGCCGAAGCGCTTGATCGGCGATTCGAGAGCCTGCGCGACATCATCGATCGCCGGCTGCATACGTTAGCCGGTCGGCTGCAGTACCGCGGCCGGCCGTCCAATCCGTTGGCTGCGCGTTTTCTCGTCGAGAGTTTCCTGCGCGCCTTCGAAGCCGGCGACTGTGGTCGTCGCCTGCGTGCGTCTTTGCTGCGTCGGCATGAAGCGCTGCTCGATGCCGAACTAGGCGGGCTCTACGGCTGGTGCAACACACGTCTGGCCGAAGCCGGCTGCGCCCTGGCGGGCGACAGTGACCACGCGTCGTTGATTGCGGGCCTCGGCGGCTCCACGGAGACGTTGCCGGCCAACAAGACCCGCATCTGGGAGCAGGGCAACGCGGTCGCGCAGGCGGGCCCGGGTGCCTCGCCTGCCGCGCGCGCCGACGCGCCCCGCGGCAATCTGCTGCGTCGACACGCGCGGCGCCAGCGCGATGCCCGGCGCGCGGAGCTCGACGCCGCCGAACGCAGCTTCCGCCGCGACGAATTCCTGTCGACGCTCGCGCTGCTGCAGTCCGAACGCGATCTGCCGCCCGGCGACACGCACGCGGTCCGTCTGCGCGAAGGCCTGTATGCGGTGGCTGGCGGTCTCGGCATCGATCGACACACCGTCGCCTTCGACGGCGAGCAGGACGAGGCGCTGATCCTGATCGGTGCGTTGTTCGACCTGATCGCCGCGCGCCATCAACTGACGCCTGCGGCGCGCGAGCGGTTCGCGCTGCTCTCGGTGGCCTGGCTGCATCTCGCGCTCGAGGATGCGCATCTGTTCGAACCGTCCTCGCCGCCTGCGATGCAGCTGCTGTCGGCGCTGGTCGAATTGTGGGACGGCATCGATCCCGACGACCCGCAGTCGATCGAGCAGCAGGCGCTCGCCGACCGTGTCGCCGATGCGGTGCTCGACGGATCGCAGGGCGATGGCCGGGTGTTCCCCGCGCAGCTCGCGCAGATCGACGGTGCGCTCGCCGCGAACCGTCGCCGCGCAGAAGCAGTGGAGCGCCGCACCTGGCAGGCCCTGCGTGGTCGTGAACGCCTCGATGCAGCGCGACGCCAGTCGCGGATCGAACTCGCACGCCGGCTCGACGGTCGTCCGCTGTTGCCGTCGGTCGCCGGTTTTCTGGATGTCGAATGGCGCCAGGCGCTGGCGCAGTCCTGGCTGCGCGATGGCGACACTTCGGATCGCTATCGCGAAGTGCTGTCGCTCGGCGATGCGCTGGTCGAATCCGACGGGTTGGCCGCGAACGACGGTGGCAGTGCGGTCGCCGATCGCCTGCTCGGCATCCTGCCCGCGCTGCGCGACTGCTGCGCGCAATGCGGCAACGACGCGAACGCCACCGAGGCGCGGCTGGCCGGCCTGGTCGCGGAGCACGCCAGCCCGACGGCGCGGCAGGTGCACGTGCCGACGCCGCCGACCGACGACGACGCCCCGCTGTTGCCGGACGACGCCGATCCGCAGGCGGGCCTTGCCGACACTACCTTCGCCGAGGGCCAGCGCTTCGTGCAGCCTGACGGCGCAGGCGCGGGGCGGACCTTGCGGCTCGCGTGGCGCAGCTCGCTCAGTGGCGCCTGCCTGCTGGTCAACGCGACGGGCGCGCGCGAATTTCTGCTGATGCCGGCCGAACTGCACGCGATGATCGAGGCCGGCCAGTTGCAGGCCCGTCCCGGTGGCGGCGCGGTGTCCCAGGCGCTGGCGACACTCGCGGCGCAAGCCAGCACAGCCTGA
- a CDS encoding NAD(P) transhydrogenase subunit alpha, which translates to MAVTIGVARETAVGERRVALTPETCKKLVAAGAQVRVERGLGSAAHFSDDAYADAGAALVDDAHAALSGADVVLCVRPPEIGRLQQLDAGATLVGVLQPDADAARGDAIVARGLIAFPLERLPRTTRAQSMDVLSSQAGMAGYKAVLIGAQLAPRFFPMLTTAAGTIRPSKVLIVGAGVAGLQAVATAKRLGAQVEGFDVRPETREQIESLGGRFLDLGVSAAGEGGYARALTDEERAEQQRRLGDHLRGIDVVVCTAAVPGRPAPKIVTAAMVAGMRPGSVIVDLAAESGGNCEATRPGETVDVGGVIVAGPLDLASMGATHASEMFARNVFNFVQLLLVDGALAPDWSDELLAKTVWPARAAAEDAAA; encoded by the coding sequence ATGGCGGTGACGATCGGCGTGGCGCGTGAAACCGCGGTAGGCGAACGGCGCGTGGCGCTGACGCCGGAGACCTGCAAGAAACTCGTGGCAGCCGGCGCGCAGGTGCGCGTCGAGCGTGGACTTGGCAGCGCTGCTCATTTTTCCGATGACGCCTATGCCGATGCCGGCGCCGCCCTGGTCGACGACGCGCACGCGGCGTTGTCGGGTGCGGATGTCGTGCTGTGCGTGCGGCCGCCGGAGATCGGGCGCCTGCAACAGCTCGACGCTGGCGCGACGCTGGTCGGTGTGCTGCAGCCGGACGCCGATGCCGCACGTGGCGACGCGATCGTCGCGCGCGGATTGATCGCGTTTCCGCTCGAACGCCTGCCGCGCACGACGCGCGCGCAGTCGATGGACGTGCTCAGTTCGCAGGCCGGCATGGCCGGCTACAAGGCGGTGCTGATCGGCGCGCAACTGGCGCCGCGCTTTTTTCCGATGCTGACCACCGCGGCCGGCACGATCCGGCCGTCGAAGGTGCTGATCGTCGGCGCTGGCGTTGCCGGCCTGCAGGCGGTCGCGACCGCGAAGCGGCTCGGCGCGCAGGTCGAGGGCTTCGACGTGCGCCCGGAAACGCGCGAGCAGATCGAATCTTTGGGCGGACGTTTCCTCGATCTCGGCGTCAGCGCCGCGGGCGAGGGTGGGTATGCGCGCGCGCTGACCGACGAGGAGCGCGCCGAACAGCAGCGTCGTCTCGGTGATCACCTCAGAGGCATCGACGTCGTCGTCTGCACAGCGGCGGTGCCGGGACGGCCCGCGCCGAAGATCGTCACCGCGGCGATGGTTGCCGGCATGCGGCCGGGCAGCGTGATCGTCGATCTGGCGGCGGAGAGCGGCGGCAACTGCGAGGCGACGCGGCCGGGCGAAACGGTGGATGTCGGCGGCGTCATCGTCGCCGGACCACTGGATCTCGCCTCGATGGGCGCCACGCACGCGAGTGAGATGTTCGCGCGCAACGTGTTCAATTTCGTCCAGCTGTTGCTGGTCGATGGTGCGCTGGCGCCGGACTGGAGCGACGAACTGCTGGCCAAGACGGTGTGGCCGGCGCGCGCTGCCGCGGAAGACGCTGCGGCCTGA
- a CDS encoding 5'-3' exonuclease yields the protein MTLPPQTLQATPTPPSAPLYLVDASLYVFRAWHSMPDEFRDAEGWPTNAVHGFARFLAELVERTNPRYIAIAFDEALDSCFRNRIYPAYKANRPPAPDELRRQFAQCKALCRALGFVVLADTEYEADDLIGSALVAGRARAHHGVIVSADKDLSQLLEGADEQWDYARGVRWTAAGVRDRHGVEAHQMADYLALCGDTVDNIPGVPGIGCKTAASLLHHFRTLDALLERSDEIQFLRFRGAGQVGPKLRQHADAARLYRQLTTIACDAPLGEGTTGFARRSGDAAALHALCEALRFGPLTRRRLHSVAGLDYAPPAMA from the coding sequence GTGACCCTGCCGCCGCAGACGCTGCAGGCGACGCCAACGCCGCCCTCCGCGCCGCTGTATCTGGTCGACGCCAGCCTCTACGTGTTCCGCGCCTGGCATTCGATGCCCGACGAGTTCCGCGACGCCGAGGGCTGGCCGACCAATGCGGTGCACGGCTTCGCGCGCTTTCTCGCCGAGCTGGTGGAGCGGACGAATCCGCGGTACATAGCGATCGCGTTCGACGAAGCGCTCGACAGCTGTTTCCGCAACCGCATCTACCCGGCGTACAAAGCGAACCGCCCGCCCGCGCCCGACGAACTGCGTCGCCAGTTCGCGCAGTGCAAGGCGCTGTGCCGTGCGCTCGGATTCGTGGTGCTGGCCGACACCGAATACGAGGCCGACGATCTGATCGGCAGCGCGCTGGTTGCCGGTCGCGCCCGTGCGCATCACGGCGTGATCGTGTCGGCAGACAAGGATCTGTCGCAGCTGCTCGAAGGCGCGGACGAACAATGGGACTACGCGCGCGGCGTGCGCTGGACCGCGGCTGGGGTGCGTGATCGCCACGGCGTCGAGGCGCATCAGATGGCCGACTACCTCGCGCTGTGCGGCGACACGGTCGACAACATCCCGGGCGTGCCCGGTATCGGCTGCAAGACCGCGGCGAGTCTGCTGCATCACTTCCGGACGCTGGACGCACTGCTGGAACGCAGCGACGAGATCCAGTTCCTGCGCTTCCGCGGCGCCGGACAGGTCGGGCCGAAGCTGCGGCAACACGCCGATGCCGCGCGTCTGTACCGCCAGCTGACGACGATCGCCTGCGATGCGCCGCTCGGCGAAGGCACGACCGGATTCGCGCGTCGCAGCGGCGATGCCGCAGCGCTGCACGCACTGTGCGAAGCGCTGCGCTTCGGACCGCTGACGCGGCGTCGGTTGCACAGCGTCGCCGGCCTGGATTACGCGCCGCCCGCGATGGCTTGA
- a CDS encoding RNA polymerase sigma factor, with amino-acid sequence MDGSHFPDPHAHIAHGRLGDVTDSPVAADAATPVLPTTLEGFLASVERRAFRFAELGLRHRDDALDAVQDAMIKMLGYRDRPPSEWTPLFWTVLRSRIIDVQRRRTFRLSWLSDARAPDGEEIDWADAGPDPARNHDGREAWGRLAKALRQLPRRQREAFSLRVLEESDVETTARIMGCGEGSVKTHLFRAREALQKHLEEFR; translated from the coding sequence ATGGATGGCAGCCACTTTCCCGACCCGCATGCGCACATCGCGCACGGTAGGCTTGGCGACGTGACCGACTCTCCCGTCGCGGCGGACGCCGCCACTCCCGTGCTGCCGACGACGCTGGAAGGCTTTCTCGCCAGCGTCGAACGCCGCGCCTTCCGCTTCGCCGAACTCGGGCTGCGCCACCGCGACGACGCGCTGGACGCGGTGCAGGACGCGATGATCAAGATGCTCGGCTATCGCGACCGTCCGCCGTCGGAATGGACGCCGTTGTTCTGGACGGTGCTGCGCAGCCGGATCATCGACGTGCAGCGCCGACGCACGTTCCGGCTGAGCTGGCTCAGCGATGCGCGCGCGCCGGACGGCGAAGAGATCGACTGGGCCGATGCCGGTCCGGACCCGGCCCGCAACCACGACGGGCGCGAGGCCTGGGGACGATTGGCAAAGGCCTTGCGGCAACTGCCGCGGCGCCAGCGCGAAGCATTTTCGCTGCGCGTGCTCGAAGAATCCGATGTCGAGACCACCGCCCGCATCATGGGATGCGGCGAGGGCTCGGTGAAAACCCATCTGTTCCGCGCCCGCGAAGCGCTGCAGAAGCACCTGGAGGAATTCCGATGA
- a CDS encoding NAD(P) transhydrogenase subunit alpha has product MIDGVVALYIFMLAAIAGHVIISRVPVILHTPLMSGSNFIHGIVLIGAMLVLGHADTTLEKAIGFIAVLMGAGNAAGGYVVTERMLEMFKPSGRPGKPE; this is encoded by the coding sequence ATGATCGATGGTGTCGTGGCGCTGTACATCTTCATGCTGGCGGCGATCGCCGGCCACGTGATCATCTCGCGGGTGCCGGTGATCCTGCACACCCCGCTGATGTCGGGTTCGAACTTCATCCACGGCATCGTGCTGATCGGCGCGATGCTGGTGCTGGGCCACGCCGACACGACGCTGGAGAAGGCGATCGGCTTCATCGCCGTGCTGATGGGGGCGGGCAACGCCGCCGGCGGCTATGTGGTGACAGAGCGGATGCTGGAGATGTTCAAGCCGTCGGGCCGGCCGGGGAAGCCGGAGTGA
- a CDS encoding DUF3106 domain-containing protein, which produces MTMSLTRTVLLATALPLLLLCGNAAIAQSAPPPAWDQLTPAQREQLIGPVRERWNGADAQERGRMLEHARRWQSMTPAERAEARHGLHSWKQLPPDQREEARALYSKLRTLPEAEREALRERWKQMTPEQRRRWAADNPAPPRRESRGP; this is translated from the coding sequence ATGACCATGTCACTGACCCGAACCGTTCTCCTCGCCACTGCACTGCCACTGCTGCTCCTGTGCGGCAACGCCGCGATCGCCCAGTCCGCGCCGCCGCCGGCCTGGGACCAGCTCACGCCCGCGCAGCGCGAACAACTGATCGGCCCAGTGCGCGAGCGCTGGAACGGCGCCGACGCGCAGGAACGCGGCCGCATGCTCGAGCACGCGCGACGCTGGCAGTCGATGACGCCGGCCGAACGCGCCGAGGCCCGTCACGGCCTGCACAGCTGGAAGCAGCTGCCGCCCGACCAGCGCGAAGAAGCCCGCGCGCTCTACAGCAAGTTGCGCACGCTGCCGGAAGCCGAGCGCGAAGCCCTGCGCGAACGCTGGAAGCAGATGACGCCCGAACAGCGCCGCCGATGGGCCGCGGACAACCCGGCGCCGCCGCGTCGCGAATCGCGCGGCCCCTGA
- a CDS encoding DUF1631 family protein, with protein MTHHHDIGAGSGSRAGPARDAARVLETLRHDAVTALGGVLSGFWSAIEEQVRLAALARHDYMVAQEERMAVLELNQRALELATRFRKAIETEFDQWLADRPAPPVADGLSLMSEGELEVHLAAQQIVELMDHQFLHPLAALGDRLDALAARLGIEGVHANPLRPEVPVIAFMRLFKADELPAGLRTMVFNQFDKRLPGILAEVYARANASLDAAGIGPGAVSQQPQTQPRPVVHAAAPARSTRHDAAGESWVPDGGVVAHAEPESHVTTGGTDAPAYGPLSAGLMDVLAAHGHAPAGTAAPRGYRDLVREQLHQWRERRAHDMTPDAGADGAGGPVLGMSQLLSVARMLQGDDPAPFARALVGDDRRRLGDVIRDELLRGLRELGVDTEQTPLRREDEDAIDLVGILFQALFDANDLLQQARDIYGRLVMPYLKVALTDDSMFNQRAHPARRLLDAVTEACDGNVGDTPQDRDLLDQAGRVVDRVVDEYESDQAVFELAAGELRERLDQQRRRADVAERRAAEAIHGRERLQQARRSVDDMVASRLSERRLTAAVAFFLDRHWRHHLTQTWLRDGPDSARHLAAIGIGDAMAQVDFDAAHALGTAVADELLALQVPLAECYSSCGLDANAARDAVARIIAALALPDTPRSVHSPQSPEVEDEGPDPALRLAGGHDALAFDPTIAVRMRQLRVGQWLRLVDDNGRESAARVAWISPLTQRLLIVNRRGIRRMVVSPEELAALVGAGRAVVRAVDAPFDEAMKQLWQQLNAANDPAGDAATA; from the coding sequence ATGACGCATCACCACGACATCGGTGCCGGTTCCGGCTCGCGTGCGGGTCCCGCCCGCGACGCTGCGCGCGTCCTCGAGACGCTGCGCCACGACGCCGTGACCGCCTTGGGCGGGGTGCTGTCGGGCTTCTGGAGTGCGATCGAGGAACAGGTGCGACTCGCCGCGCTCGCCCGCCACGACTACATGGTCGCGCAGGAAGAGCGCATGGCCGTGCTGGAGCTCAACCAGCGCGCGCTGGAACTGGCCACGCGCTTCCGCAAGGCGATCGAAACCGAATTCGACCAGTGGCTGGCCGACCGCCCGGCGCCGCCGGTGGCCGATGGGCTGTCGCTGATGTCCGAGGGCGAGCTCGAAGTGCATCTGGCTGCGCAGCAGATCGTCGAGCTGATGGACCATCAGTTCCTGCATCCGCTGGCCGCGCTCGGCGATCGTCTGGACGCGCTGGCCGCGCGACTCGGCATCGAAGGCGTACACGCGAATCCGCTGCGTCCGGAAGTGCCGGTCATCGCTTTCATGCGCCTGTTCAAAGCCGACGAACTGCCGGCCGGCCTGCGCACGATGGTGTTCAACCAGTTCGACAAGCGTCTACCCGGCATCCTTGCCGAGGTTTACGCCCGTGCGAACGCATCGCTCGATGCCGCGGGCATCGGCCCTGGCGCCGTCTCGCAGCAGCCGCAGACGCAGCCCCGGCCGGTCGTGCATGCCGCTGCGCCGGCGCGCTCCACGCGCCACGATGCTGCCGGCGAAAGCTGGGTGCCCGACGGCGGCGTGGTCGCGCACGCGGAACCCGAAAGTCACGTGACGACCGGCGGTACCGACGCGCCCGCGTACGGGCCGCTGTCGGCCGGTCTGATGGATGTGCTGGCCGCGCATGGCCATGCACCTGCCGGTACGGCTGCGCCACGTGGTTACCGTGATCTGGTGCGCGAACAGCTGCACCAGTGGCGCGAACGTCGTGCGCATGACATGACACCGGACGCTGGCGCCGATGGCGCGGGCGGTCCGGTGCTGGGCATGTCGCAGCTGCTGAGCGTCGCGCGGATGCTGCAGGGCGACGATCCCGCGCCATTCGCACGCGCACTGGTCGGCGACGACCGCCGCCGCCTCGGGGATGTGATCCGCGACGAACTACTGCGCGGCCTGCGCGAGCTGGGCGTGGACACCGAGCAGACGCCGCTCCGCCGCGAGGACGAGGACGCGATCGATCTGGTCGGCATCCTGTTCCAGGCGCTGTTCGACGCCAACGATCTGCTGCAGCAGGCCCGCGACATCTACGGTCGGCTGGTGATGCCCTATCTCAAGGTCGCGCTGACCGACGACTCGATGTTCAACCAGCGCGCGCATCCCGCACGCCGGCTGCTCGACGCGGTGACCGAGGCCTGCGACGGCAACGTCGGTGATACCCCGCAGGATCGCGATCTGCTCGACCAGGCGGGCCGCGTCGTCGACCGCGTCGTCGACGAATACGAAAGCGACCAGGCGGTGTTCGAACTCGCCGCCGGCGAATTGCGCGAGCGCCTCGACCAGCAGCGCCGACGCGCCGACGTCGCAGAACGGCGTGCGGCCGAAGCGATCCACGGCCGCGAACGGTTGCAGCAGGCGCGCCGCAGCGTCGACGACATGGTCGCCTCGCGCCTGTCCGAGCGCCGGCTCACGGCCGCGGTCGCGTTCTTCCTCGATCGCCATTGGCGTCACCATCTCACTCAGACCTGGCTGCGTGACGGACCGGACTCGGCGCGGCACCTCGCCGCGATCGGTATCGGCGATGCGATGGCCCAGGTCGACTTCGACGCCGCGCACGCGCTCGGCACTGCGGTCGCCGACGAACTGCTCGCGCTGCAGGTGCCGTTGGCCGAGTGCTATTCCAGCTGCGGCCTCGATGCGAACGCTGCGCGCGATGCGGTGGCGCGGATCATCGCCGCGCTGGCGCTGCCCGACACGCCGCGCAGCGTGCATTCGCCGCAGTCGCCCGAGGTCGAGGACGAAGGGCCCGATCCCGCGTTGCGTCTCGCGGGCGGCCACGATGCGTTGGCCTTCGATCCGACGATCGCCGTGCGCATGCGCCAGCTGCGTGTCGGCCAGTGGTTGCGACTGGTCGACGACAACGGTCGCGAATCCGCGGCGCGTGTCGCGTGGATCAGTCCCCTGACCCAGCGGCTGCTGATCGTGAACCGTCGCGGCATCCGTCGCATGGTGGTCTCGCCGGAGGAACTGGCGGCGCTGGTCGGTGCGGGCCGCGCCGTCGTACGCGCGGTGGATGCGCCGTTCGACGAAGCGATGAAGCAGCTTTGGCAACAGCTCAACGCCGCGAACGATCCTGCCGGCGACGCTGCGACCGCGTGA
- a CDS encoding nitroreductase family protein — protein MTISANTEHEALAALDARRSVPAKQLEAPGPDDATLLRMLRSASRVPDHGKRVPFRFLRIAGADRDALGERLAARSMERDPDIGDGALDKDRRRFSHAPLVIVVVAVLDPEDTKIPEVERLLTAGSVCFALLQAAQALGFGGSWLSGWPAYDPEVLALLGLDANERVAGFIHIGTPRIEAPERERPDPATLLTDWHAP, from the coding sequence GTGACCATCTCCGCAAATACTGAACACGAGGCGCTCGCCGCGCTCGACGCACGCCGATCCGTCCCCGCCAAGCAGCTCGAAGCGCCCGGTCCGGACGACGCCACCCTGTTGCGCATGCTGCGTTCGGCCTCGCGCGTGCCCGATCACGGCAAGCGCGTGCCCTTCCGCTTCCTGCGCATCGCAGGCGCCGATCGCGACGCACTCGGCGAACGGCTCGCGGCGCGCTCGATGGAACGCGATCCCGACATTGGCGACGGCGCCCTCGACAAGGACCGCCGGCGGTTCTCGCATGCGCCGCTGGTGATCGTCGTCGTCGCGGTACTCGATCCCGAGGACACCAAGATTCCCGAGGTGGAGCGCCTGCTGACCGCCGGCAGCGTCTGCTTCGCCCTGCTGCAGGCCGCGCAGGCGCTGGGCTTCGGTGGCTCGTGGCTCTCGGGCTGGCCCGCCTATGATCCCGAAGTCCTCGCCCTGCTCGGTCTCGATGCGAACGAGCGCGTCGCCGGCTTCATCCACATCGGGACGCCGCGCATCGAAGCGCCGGAGCGTGAGCGTCCGGACCCGGCTACCCTGCTGACCGACTGGCACGCGCCGTGA